Within the Magnetospirillum sp. ME-1 genome, the region ACGCCGACGCTGGCCGGGACGAACAGCAGGGGGAAATTGGCGAAGATGTTGCGCGTCACGTTTTCCAGCCCGTCGGGCACCCTTCCGCGGATCACCAGCCCGATGAACAGGATCACCATGCCCACCACCGGGCCGGGCAGGGGAAGGCCGGAGAGGCGGACCAGCACCTCGCCGGCAAGCTGGCAGAGCAGCAGAACCGTGATATAGGGAAGCACGTTCGCTCTCCTTTCAGGTATCGCCCATGGACTGGCTTTCTCCCATCGACCTGCTTGGCGCCGTCGCGGGCGTCCTTACGACCATCTCCTTCGTGCCGCAGGTGGTCAAGACCCTGCGCACGCGCCAGACCAGGGACATATCGCTGGCCATGTGGGTGACCTTCATCACCGGGGTGACCCTGTGGACCATTTACGGCCTGCTGCTGGGGGCGTGGCCCATCGTGGCGTCGAACGTTCCCACGCTGGCCCTGGCCGGCACCATCCTGGTGGTCAAGCTTCGCAACATGGGAAACGAAACGGGGGGCGATAAGCCCCCCGCTTGAATGGATATCGCAGACCTGTCATCCCGACGACCATCGGGAGGAGGGATCTCGTTCTGATCCGGCCTTTCCGAAAAGGTCTCGGTGTTCCAGGCGGAGATTCCTCGCTGATGCTCGGAATGACAGGCTGAAAAATTGGCCTCAGGCGCTCCGGCCGCCATGCAGGGACGACCACTGGACGGGGTCGTGGAGGAACGAGCGCACCGCCTCGATGGCCTTCTTGTCGAACTGGCCCTCTTCCTCGACCACTTCCAGCACGTCCCACCAGTTGCACAGGTAGCCCAGGCTGACGCCGATCTCTTCCAGGCTCTTCATGGCGCCGGGGAAGACGCCGTAGAAGAACACCACGAAGGAATGGTCGACCTTGGCCCCGGCTTCACGCAGGGCGTTGACGAAATTGACCTTGGACGCGCCGTCGGAGGCCAGGTCCTCGACCAGCACGATGCGGTCGCCGTCCTTGAAGTCGCCCTCGATCTGGGCGTTGCGGCCGAAGCCCTTGGCCTTCTTGCGCACGTAGAGCATGGGCAGGCCCATGCGGTCCGACACCCAGGCGGCATAGGGAATGCCCGCGGTCTCGCCGCCGGCGACGGCCTCGGTGGATTCGTAGCCCACCTCGCGCAGGATGGCGGCGGTCATCAGGTTGCAGATGGTCGAGCGCGCCCGCGGGAAGGAAATGACCTTGCGGCAGTCCACATAGACCGGGCTGGCCCAGCCGGAGGTCAGGATATAGGGCTCTTCCGGGCGGAAGTTGATGGCCTTGATCTCCAGCAGGATGCGCGCGACGGTCAGCGCCGCCTGCTTCTGCTCGGGGGTACGCGATTGGGTGGTTGCCATGGGGTGAGCCCTCTTGCCTTGCCGATTACCTTGCCGATATGGGGGTCTATAGGCACAATCGCGCCTTCCTGCAAGAAGACAGAATAGGGAACCTCCATGTCCGACGTGATCCAGCTTGTCCGAGACGGCGCCATCGCCACCGTGACGCTGAACCGCCCCGACCGCATGAACGCCTTGAACCTGCCCATGTGGCAGGGACTGGCCGCGGCGTTCGAAGGCATTTCCGCCGACAAGTCCATTCACGTGGTGATTTTGCGCGGTGCCGGCACCAAGGCTTTCGCGCCGGGCGCCGACATCGAGGAATTCGACACGCTGCGCGCCACTCCCGCCCAGGCCAAGGCCTATGACGCGGTGATGCGCCGGGCGCTGGACGCGGTGCGCGCCTGCCCGCAGCCGGTGGTCGCCGCCATCTGGGGGCCCTGCGTCGGCGGCGGCCTGGAACTGGCCTGCTGCTGCGACATCCGGCTGTCGGCCAAGTCGGGCAAGTTCGGCGTGCCCATCAACAAGATCTCGGTGGTGATGGCGTATCCTGAGCTGGCCCAGATCCGCCGTGTGGCCGGTCCGGCCGCCGCGCTGGAGATTCTGCTGGAAGGCCGGATCATGGAGGCCGATGAGGCCCTGGCCAAGGGGCTGGTCAACCGGGTGCTGGAGGACGACGCCCTGGAAGCCGAACTGGCCGCCACCGCCAGGCGCATCGCGGGCGGCGCGCCGCTGGCCAACCGCTGGCACAAGGCCTTCATCGGCCGCCTGGACGATCCCAGGCCGGTGAGCGAGGCGGAACTGGACGAGTGCTACCGCTTCCTGGAGACCAAGGACTACGCCGAGGGACTGGCCGCCTTCCGCGCCAAGCGCAAGCCGGTGTTCACGGCGGAGTAAAGGATCAGCCCCGGAACGCCCCTTCCATCATCTGGGGCAGGAGCTTGAGGTCGGTGTGGGGGCCGACTGCTCGCTTGTCCAGGCGCTGGGCGATGGCGGCCACCACGGCGGGCTTGCCGGGAATGCCGAACTGGGTGCGGAATCCGGCGCGGCCCAGCAGCTTGTAGGCGGTGACCATCATCACCGCCGCCTGATTGGTGCTGATCCGAAGGCGGTTGAACAGGTCGGAATGCACCAGCTCGTTGACCTCGCCCAGGGCGGCGACCAGTTCGCGGGTCTCGGCCTCGGGGCGTTCGCCCAGGACCGTGATCACCTCGGGATCGCGCAGCGCCTTCCACCACAGCTGTTCCGGCTGCGGCAGGTCCGGGGTGGATGCCGCGCGGGGCGAATGGCTGGGGATCGGCGACGGCGCCGCCGCCGCTTCGGCGATGGAATCGAGAATCTCGGCCTCGCGGATGTCCAGCAGGCGCGGCCCCATCTCCTGCACCTTGGCCAGGGGCAAGGGCGCGTAATGGGGGACCAGCTGCACCTGCCAGTCATGGATCAGGTATTCGTTGATGGCCTTGTACATGGCCCCGGCCCGCGACTTGGGGTCGTTGGGGTCGCCGCCCAGGGTGGCCTTGAAATGGCGCTTGGCGTGGGTGCGCACGATCATGGCGATGACGTCATGGACCGAGCGGCCGCAGCGCAAGGCCACGAAATCGTCGTTGACCGGGCGGCCGCGCGCGTCCACCAGCAGATTGCGGAAGGCCTGGCGGTTGCGGCGGAAGATGGCGATGCAGCCGTGCAGCATCTCGGAATTGGCCATGACGATGTCGTAGAACTCTTCGCCCGAGGTGTTCTCGAAGGCGGGGATCAGCGAGCGGAACACCGCCGCCACCTTGCCCTTCAGCGTATCGTTGATGACGCGGACGACGTCGTTGTGGGTGTGCGGAGGCCTGGCGGCGTCGCCCGTCGACCTCTTCACACTGGCATCGTCCCTTGGCATATCCGAACACCCCTGGCCGCCGCAAAGCCGGAGCCAGTGTCAGGTTATCGGGGCTTTATTCCACGGGCAACGCGCGAAATATGGCTCTTTGTGGCATTATCCCATTGAATCCAATGGGATAGCTATCCTTGTGTATAGTCCGGAAGCAGGTGCTCGAGGGCTTGGCGCAGATGGGGAAGCTCCACCGGCTTGGACAGATACGAGTCCATGCCGGCCTTCAGGCAGCGTTCGGCCTCGCCGGCCAGGGCGTTGGCGGTGAGCGCCAGGATGGGGGTATGGCGGCCGTCCGCCCGTTCCTCGGCCCGGATGGCGGCGGTGAGCTGGAAGCCGTCCATGATGGGCATGTGGCAATCGGTCAGCACCAGGCAATAAGGCCTGGCGCGCCAGGCGGCCAGGGCGGCGGCGCCGTCGGGGAAGACCTCGGCGGCAAAGCCCAGCAATTGCAGCTGGCGCCGGATCACCTGCTGGTTCACCGGATGGTCCTCGGCCACCAGGATGGGGGCGCCGTCCCAGTGGCTGGGCTTCGGTTCGGGAGGAGCCGAAGGCGCGCAGGCGGGGCGGGCGGGGGCGTAGGGGCCGACCACCCTGTCCACCGCCGCCGCGATCTGGGTGCGGCTGAGGGGCCGGCTCAGGAAGCCATGGCAGGCGGGGTGCCGCTCCAGGCTGAACCGGCGGTCGGAATCCTGGCCCTCGATGAACAGAACGGGGGTGGCCTCCAGCGGGGCGAGGTCTTCACGGGTGACGGTATCGGCGGTGATCAGGGCCAGGTCGAAGGGTATCTGGGTGGTGGTGGCCTTGCGCGACGCCGCCTCGGCCTCCCTGGGGCCGGGGACGCGCACCACGGCGCCGCCGCCCTGTTCGGTCACCAGGGCGATCAGGGTCCGCTCCTCGGTGTCGGGATCCACCACCAGGATGCGCAGGCCGATGAAGTCGGTGGTCTGCTCGGTGAGCGGCGCGGTGGTGGTGGGGGCGGGCTCGACCATGGGCAGCGGCAGGCGGCACCAGAAGGACGAGCCCTCACCAAGCCTGGATTCGAAGCCCGCGGTGCCGCCCATCAGGTCCACCAGCCGCCGGGTGATGGACAGGCCGAGGCCGGTGCCGCCGAAGCGTCTGGTGGTCGAGCTTTCGGCCTGGGTGAAGGGCTGGAACAGGCGGTCTTTCAGCGTGTCGTCGATGCCGATGCCGGTATCGACCACCCGGATGGACAAGATGACCAGACCCTGGGCGTCGGTGCCGCCGTGGCCGACATGGATGGCGACGCGGCCTTGGGCAGTGAACTTGACGGCGTTGCCGGCAAGGTTGAAGAGGATCTGCCGCAGCCGCACGGGATCGGCCAGCACCGAGGTGGGCAGGCCGGGATCGACGAAGGCGGTGAGATTCAGCGACTTGGCCGCCGCCGCCGGGCTGACGGTCTGGACGATGCCCTCGACCAGGCGGTCGAGGTGGACGGGAACCTGCTCCAGTTCCAGCCGTCCGGCCTCGATCTTCGAGAAATCCAGCACGTCGTCGAGAATGCGCAGCAGGGCCAGGCCGGAATCCCGCGTGGTGGCCACCAGATCGCGCTGGTCGCCGTCCAGCGTGGTGTGGTCGAGGAGTTCCAGCATGCCGATCACCCCGTTCATGGGGGTGCGGATCTCGTGGCTCATGGTGGCCAGGAAGGCGGACTTGGCCTGGTTGGCGGCCTCGGCGCTTTCCTTGGCGGTGGTCAGCGCGCGGATGGCGGCGTCGCGGCCGCGATTGGCCTCGTCGAACTTGGCCAGCACCCGGTTGAAGGCGGCGGCGATCTCGGCAGCCTCGGTCTCGGGCGCGGCGGCCACCGGACGGGTGAACGAGGCGGGGTGGTCGTGGGCCTCGATCTGGGCCAGGAGATCCTGCAGCGTCCGGCGGTTGGCTTCCTCGGCGCGGCGTCCGGCCTCTTCCCGCTCGGCTTCCAGCCGCTGCTTTTCCAGGGAGTTGCGCTTGAACACCTCGACGGTGCGGGCCATGGCCGCCAGTTCGTCGTGCAGGTCGCGCCCTTCCACCTCGCGCGACCAGTCGCCGCTGGCCCCCGATTCCATGGTCTCGCGCAGGCGCTGCAGCGGCGAGCGGATGGATTGCCCGATCATCCAGCTGATCCAGGCGCCCACCAGCAGCAGGACCAGGGCGGCGCCGGCGCCCACCACGGCCAGGCGCAGCAACTGGTGGCGCGACCGGCGCTGGAGACGTTCCTCGCGGTCGCGGCCCTGGATGATCTGGCGGTCGATGGACGCCGACATGGCCGCCTGGCTGGCGTCCACCTCGTCGGTGAGAATGCGCGAGCGTTCGTCGAACCCCCGGGCGATGGCCTCGATGGCCGCCGACAGGGTGCGCGCCCGGGTGCCGATCACCGCCAGGGCGTCGCGCTGCAGATCGCTGCTGGCCAGCCGGGAGAGCGCCGGAATGGTGTCGGTGACCCGCTGCAGGCTGGCATGGGCGTTGATGGCGCCGGCGGCCACGCCGTTGAAGTAGAAGGCGTTGATGGAGATCAGGGCCTCGACGAAATTCTCGTGCGACTTGACCAGGGCCGGGCTCAAGGGATCGCCGCCGCGCGACCGGGCGGTGGAGTTGAGGATGGCGTACAGACCCGACATCTCGCTGGTGGATTGCAGCACGTCGCTTTCGTAAAGGCGCAGGATGTCGGCGTTGATGGCCTTCAGCGTCTGGAACCCCGAGACGAAGCGCCGCGCCGCCTGATGCATGGCGTGGGCGTCGTCGGACAGCGGCTTCTGGTGGGCGGTGGCGTCGCCCATGGCCACGAACAGCTCCTCGGACCGGCGCATGGCGTCCTTCAGGAGGTCGTCGGTGGGATTGGCCAGATACTGGCGGATCATGCCCTGAAGGCGCGAGGCGCGGATGTCGATCTCGGCCAGGGCGGAGGTCCGGTGCTGGACCATGCGCAATTCGTCCAGGTCGGAATCCATCACCGAGGCGGCGTGCCAGCCCAGGCCGCCCACCGCCAGCGCCACGCAGACGTTGAGCGCCACCACCAGCGGAATGCGCCAGGCGATGGGCAGGGCCCTGATCCAACGAACGAAGCGCGCATACGCCATGGCCGGCGTCATCCCCATCCTTCGCCTCTCCACCCGCGATGGTACAAGCGCAGACGGGGCGGGGGAAGGGCAGTGGCGGCCTTCCGGTCCCGGGCAGGAGAAAAAAGCGGCCGGACGCGGGGGACCCCTGCCTTCCGGCCGTCTTGACCAAAATCAAATATTATCGCAGCATGTTCAGCGTTCTCACAATTTTCATGTGGATATTCGCCGCCATGCGCCTCACCCTGCACACCGATTACGCGTTGCGAGTCCTCGTCCATGTGGGGCAGCACAAGGGCGATCTGGTCACCATCAACGAGATCGCCGAATGCTACGGCATCTCCAAGAACCATCTGACCAAGGTGGTGCATCAGCTGGGCCGCGCCGGCTATCTGGAGACGGTGCGGGGCAAGTACGGCGGCGTCCGTCTGCTGCGCCGGCCCGAGGACATCAAGCTGGGCCAGTTCATCCGCGAGACCGAGGACGACTTCACCCTGGTCCGCTGCATGCGCTGCGAATCGGCTGAGGAATGCCGCCTTTCGGGCAGCTGTATCGCCCGTGACGCGCTGGCTTCGGGCCTGTCGGCCTTCTTCAAGGTCCTGGACGGCTATACCCTGGCGGACATGCTGGTCGCCGAGCGCCAGGCTGCCGAATAGCCCTTCGTATGGATGGGTTTTCTCTGTGCCGCAAGTGGTGTATCCCTTGGCGGGCATAGTTGTTTGGGGGAAACATGGCCGCTATCGATACTGCCGACAACGAGAACGAACTTCGCGTCATCAACGAGTTTCTCGAGGAACTCCGGGACACCGCCAGCCAGCTGCAGGTTCTGATCGGCAACATGCGCTCCAAGAGCGTCGCCGCCGCCGAAGGTCTGGCGACCCTGAAGCGTGAAGCCAGCAACCTGCGCAGCCATGCCCAGGGTCTCAGCCTGCCCATGATCAAGCTGGTCACCCACCGCTTCGACGAATACGTGGGCGAGCTGAAGGAAGTCGGTCCGAGCGAACTGGACGAGATCCAGGTGTTCGTCGACAAGATCGAGAAGCTGGCCGACGGCGAGCATGTCTCCGAGGCCGACGCCCCCGCCGTGGTGCGCGCCCTGCCGGCCAAGCGCACCGCCGACATCGATTTCGGCAAGATCGAGAAGAAGAACGTCGAGATTCTGCTGGTGGTGCCGGAAAAGGCCATGTCGCGCATCGTCGAGCGCGAGCTGGCCGCCTGCGGCTACCGCACCTCCACCATCCGCGACGGCTTCGCCGCCATGGAGACGGTGGTGCGCACCCGCCCCGACATGGTGATCGCCTCGGTGGAACTGGGCCTGTTGTCCGGCGTCGACCTGGGCTGCGCCCTGGCCGCCATGCCGGTGACCGAATCCATCCCCTTCGCGCTGTTCACCAGCTACGAATGGGGCAACCCGAAGCTGAAGGGCCTGCCGCCGCGGGCCTCGCTGATCCGCAAGGGGCCGAAGTTCGGCGACGACCTGGCCGAGACCCTGGCGCGGTTCAGCATCACGTAATTTGCGCAGGCACTTTCTTTTCCCGTCATGGCCGGGCTTGACCCGGCCGTCCATGGACCCTCGGGTCAAGCCCGAGGGTGACGGAAGGAAAAACAGAGTCCGCTAAACCCGGACGGGCCCTAAATCCCGCCCATGCACAGGTACTTGACCTCGAGGAAGTCCTCGAGGCCGTACTTGGAGCCCTCGCGGCCCAGGCCGGATTCCTTGACGCCGCCGAAGGGCGCCACCTCGGTGGAGATGATGCCCTCGTTGATGCCGACGATGCCGTATTCCAGGGCGCGCGACACCCGCCAGACGCGCCCCACGTCGCGGGAGTAGAAATAGGCGGCCAGACCGAATTCCGTGTCGTTGGCCATGCGCACCGCCTCGTCCTCGGTCTTGAACCGGAACAGCGGGGCCACGGGGCCGAAGGTTTCCTCCCGCGCGGGCGCCATGTCGGTGGTGACGTCGGCCAGGATGGTCGGCTCGAAGAAGGTGCCGCCCAGGGCATGGCGCTTGCCGCCCAGCACGATGCGCGCTCCCTTGGCCACCGCGTCGGCGATGTGGCGCTCGACCTTTTGCACCGCCTCCTCGTTGATCAGCGGGCCCTGCTGGAAGTCGCCTTCCAGGCCGGGGCCGACCTTCAAGGCCTTGACCGCCTCGGCCAGCCTGGCGGCGAAGGCATCGTAGACGCCGTCCTGGACCAGCAGGCGGTTGGCGCAGACGCAGGTCTGGCCGGTGTTGCGGTACTTGGACGCCATGGCGCCCGCCACAGCGGCGTCCAGATCGGCGTCGTCGAAGACGATGAAGGGGGCGTTGCCGCCCAGTTCCAGCGACAGCTTCTTCACCGTGGCGGCGCATTGGGCCATCAGCAGCTTGCCCACCTCGGTGGAGCCGGTGAAGGAGAGCTTGCGCACCTTGGGGTTGGACGTCAGTTCGGCCCCCACCGCCCTGGGGTCGCCGGCGGTGACGACGTTGATCACGCCCGGCGGGAAGCCGGCGCGCCCGGCCAGTTCGGCCAGGGCCAGGGCCGACAGCGGAGTGTCCTCGGCCGGCTTGATCACCACCGGGCAGCCGGCCGCCAGGGCCGGGGCGCATTTCCGGGTGATCATGGCGATGGGGAAGTTCCACGGCGTGATGGCGGCGACCACGCCCACCGGCTCCTTGGTGACGACGATGCGCCGTCCGGGCAGATGCTCGGGGATGGTGTCGCCATAGACCCTTTTGGCCTCCTCGGCGAACCATTCCACGAAGGAGGCGCCGTAGGCCACCTCGCCCCGGGCCTCGGCCAGGGGCTTGCCCTGCTCGGCGGTCATCAGGCGGGCCAGATCCTCCTGCGCCGCCATGATCAGCTCGTACCAGCGCTTGAGGATGATGGAGCGCTCCTTGGCGGTCTTGGCCTTCCAGGGGCCCCAGGCGCGCTCGGCGGCGTCGATGGCGGCCCGCGTCTCGGCGGCGCCCATGGCGGGCACGTGCCCCACCAGCGTGCCGTTGGCGGGGTTGGTGACGGCAAGGCGTTCACCCGATTGGGCGGCAACCCAGGTCCCGTTAACATAGGCGTGATCGCGCAGCAGGGCGGAATCGGAAAGCTTGAGCATGGCATTCATCCAAACCGGGGAGCGGACAGGGTATACTCGAGCGCTTCACAACGCAAAGGGGGGCGCCATGGACAAACCCCGGTCCCGCTACCTGTCCGTTCTGGGACGCGAGTTTCACATCACCGAATGGGGGGAAGACGCGGCGCCGGTCCTGGTCATGTGGCACGGTCTGGCCCGGACCGGGCGCGATTTCGACACCCTGGCCGAGCATTTCTCCGGCCGCTACCGGGTGATCTGCCCCGATACCCTGGGACGCGGCCTGTCGGGATGGTCGCGGGCGCCGACCCGCGACTACACCCTGGCCGCCTATATGAAGCACGCCGAGGCCATTCTGGACGAGCTGGGAATCGGCTCCATGGACTGGATCGGCACCTCCATGGGCGGCGCGCTGGGCATGCTGCTGGCGGCGGGGCCGCTGAGGCACCGCATGAAGCGGCTGGTGATGAACGATATCGGCCCCAGCCTCAATCCCTTCGCGGTGGAGCGTATCCGCGCCTACGTCACCCAGATTCCCCATTTTCCCACCATGGCCGCGTTCGAGGACTTCCTGCGGCTGGTCTACAAGCCCTACGGGTTCCAGACCGACGCCGAATGGCGGCGCATGGCCGAGACCTCGGCGCGGCGCCGCGGCGACGGGCGCATCACCGTCCATTACGACCCGGCGGTGATGCGGGTGTTCGCCGCCTCGGCCGGCGATTACGAGATCTGGACCGAGTACGAGGGGGTGAGATGCCCCACTTTGGTGCTGCGCGGCGCCGAATCCGACCTGCTGCTGCCCGAGGTCGCCGAGGAAATGACCCGGCGGGGGCCCAGGGCCCGGCTGGTGACCATTCCCGGCTGCGGCCACGCGCCCTGCCTCAACGTGCCGGACCAGATCGCGGTGATCGAGGATTTCCTGGCGGAATGACTATCCCTTCGGCTGCTCCACCCTGAGGCCGGTCAGCAGGAAGATGTCGCGGGCGTTCAGCTGTCCTTCGGGATTGAAGCGTCCGCCCGCCACCGCCTCGGGCTGCGGGCGCTTGCGGATGACCATCTCGATGGCCGCCTCGCCCACCGGGGTCAGGGTCTGGTCGAAGCGCGGCAGGCGGTGGCGGTAGCTGCCCTCCAGCACCTCCATGCGGCGCAGTTCCGCCTGGATGCCCAGCGCGGTCACCGCTTCCAGCAGGTTGACCGAGACCGGGCTCCACGATTTGGGCTTGAACGGGGTGAAGGTCCAGCGGTGCTCGGGGTTGTGGCGCGACGGCCAGTGGCCCTGCTCGTACATGTCCTCGTCGGGGACCAGCACCACCAGATGGCCGCCGGGTTTGAGCACACGCAGCCAATGGCGCAGCGCCTCCAGCGGCGAGGCCATTTTCTGCAGGATGAAGGCGGCATGCACGAAGTCGAAGGTGGAATCCGCCAGCCCGGTCAGGTGCTGCAGGTCGCCGTCGACGATGTCCCAGATCTTGCAGGCGGTCATGGCGGGGAACTGCTCGCCATACAGCGAGAGCGGATCGTTTCCGTTGCCGATGTCCAAGCCTTGGC harbors:
- a CDS encoding CidA/LrgA family protein; this translates as MLPYITVLLLCQLAGEVLVRLSGLPLPGPVVGMVILFIGLVIRGRVPDGLENVTRNIFANFPLLFVPASVGVMVHFKVIAAEALPIAAGVLVSTVLTLVVSGRLMQFLMRRKGEDHT
- a CDS encoding SemiSWEET family sugar transporter → MDWLSPIDLLGAVAGVLTTISFVPQVVKTLRTRQTRDISLAMWVTFITGVTLWTIYGLLLGAWPIVASNVPTLALAGTILVVKLRNMGNETGGDKPPA
- a CDS encoding orotate phosphoribosyltransferase, producing MATTQSRTPEQKQAALTVARILLEIKAINFRPEEPYILTSGWASPVYVDCRKVISFPRARSTICNLMTAAILREVGYESTEAVAGGETAGIPYAAWVSDRMGLPMLYVRKKAKGFGRNAQIEGDFKDGDRIVLVEDLASDGASKVNFVNALREAGAKVDHSFVVFFYGVFPGAMKSLEEIGVSLGYLCNWWDVLEVVEEEGQFDKKAIEAVRSFLHDPVQWSSLHGGRSA
- a CDS encoding enoyl-CoA hydratase/isomerase family protein, giving the protein MSDVIQLVRDGAIATVTLNRPDRMNALNLPMWQGLAAAFEGISADKSIHVVILRGAGTKAFAPGADIEEFDTLRATPAQAKAYDAVMRRALDAVRACPQPVVAAIWGPCVGGGLELACCCDIRLSAKSGKFGVPINKISVVMAYPELAQIRRVAGPAAALEILLEGRIMEADEALAKGLVNRVLEDDALEAELAATARRIAGGAPLANRWHKAFIGRLDDPRPVSEAELDECYRFLETKDYAEGLAAFRAKRKPVFTAE
- a CDS encoding hybrid sensor histidine kinase/response regulator, with the protein product MAYARFVRWIRALPIAWRIPLVVALNVCVALAVGGLGWHAASVMDSDLDELRMVQHRTSALAEIDIRASRLQGMIRQYLANPTDDLLKDAMRRSEELFVAMGDATAHQKPLSDDAHAMHQAARRFVSGFQTLKAINADILRLYESDVLQSTSEMSGLYAILNSTARSRGGDPLSPALVKSHENFVEALISINAFYFNGVAAGAINAHASLQRVTDTIPALSRLASSDLQRDALAVIGTRARTLSAAIEAIARGFDERSRILTDEVDASQAAMSASIDRQIIQGRDREERLQRRSRHQLLRLAVVGAGAALVLLLVGAWISWMIGQSIRSPLQRLRETMESGASGDWSREVEGRDLHDELAAMARTVEVFKRNSLEKQRLEAEREEAGRRAEEANRRTLQDLLAQIEAHDHPASFTRPVAAAPETEAAEIAAAFNRVLAKFDEANRGRDAAIRALTTAKESAEAANQAKSAFLATMSHEIRTPMNGVIGMLELLDHTTLDGDQRDLVATTRDSGLALLRILDDVLDFSKIEAGRLELEQVPVHLDRLVEGIVQTVSPAAAAKSLNLTAFVDPGLPTSVLADPVRLRQILFNLAGNAVKFTAQGRVAIHVGHGGTDAQGLVILSIRVVDTGIGIDDTLKDRLFQPFTQAESSTTRRFGGTGLGLSITRRLVDLMGGTAGFESRLGEGSSFWCRLPLPMVEPAPTTTAPLTEQTTDFIGLRILVVDPDTEERTLIALVTEQGGGAVVRVPGPREAEAASRKATTTQIPFDLALITADTVTREDLAPLEATPVLFIEGQDSDRRFSLERHPACHGFLSRPLSRTQIAAAVDRVVGPYAPARPACAPSAPPEPKPSHWDGAPILVAEDHPVNQQVIRRQLQLLGFAAEVFPDGAAALAAWRARPYCLVLTDCHMPIMDGFQLTAAIRAEERADGRHTPILALTANALAGEAERCLKAGMDSYLSKPVELPHLRQALEHLLPDYTQG
- a CDS encoding RrF2 family transcriptional regulator, whose protein sequence is MRLTLHTDYALRVLVHVGQHKGDLVTINEIAECYGISKNHLTKVVHQLGRAGYLETVRGKYGGVRLLRRPEDIKLGQFIRETEDDFTLVRCMRCESAEECRLSGSCIARDALASGLSAFFKVLDGYTLADMLVAERQAAE
- a CDS encoding response regulator transcription factor; the protein is MAAIDTADNENELRVINEFLEELRDTASQLQVLIGNMRSKSVAAAEGLATLKREASNLRSHAQGLSLPMIKLVTHRFDEYVGELKEVGPSELDEIQVFVDKIEKLADGEHVSEADAPAVVRALPAKRTADIDFGKIEKKNVEILLVVPEKAMSRIVERELAACGYRTSTIRDGFAAMETVVRTRPDMVIASVELGLLSGVDLGCALAAMPVTESIPFALFTSYEWGNPKLKGLPPRASLIRKGPKFGDDLAETLARFSIT
- a CDS encoding NAD-dependent succinate-semialdehyde dehydrogenase; the protein is MLKLSDSALLRDHAYVNGTWVAAQSGERLAVTNPANGTLVGHVPAMGAAETRAAIDAAERAWGPWKAKTAKERSIILKRWYELIMAAQEDLARLMTAEQGKPLAEARGEVAYGASFVEWFAEEAKRVYGDTIPEHLPGRRIVVTKEPVGVVAAITPWNFPIAMITRKCAPALAAGCPVVIKPAEDTPLSALALAELAGRAGFPPGVINVVTAGDPRAVGAELTSNPKVRKLSFTGSTEVGKLLMAQCAATVKKLSLELGGNAPFIVFDDADLDAAVAGAMASKYRNTGQTCVCANRLLVQDGVYDAFAARLAEAVKALKVGPGLEGDFQQGPLINEEAVQKVERHIADAVAKGARIVLGGKRHALGGTFFEPTILADVTTDMAPAREETFGPVAPLFRFKTEDEAVRMANDTEFGLAAYFYSRDVGRVWRVSRALEYGIVGINEGIISTEVAPFGGVKESGLGREGSKYGLEDFLEVKYLCMGGI
- a CDS encoding alpha/beta fold hydrolase, with product MDKPRSRYLSVLGREFHITEWGEDAAPVLVMWHGLARTGRDFDTLAEHFSGRYRVICPDTLGRGLSGWSRAPTRDYTLAAYMKHAEAILDELGIGSMDWIGTSMGGALGMLLAAGPLRHRMKRLVMNDIGPSLNPFAVERIRAYVTQIPHFPTMAAFEDFLRLVYKPYGFQTDAEWRRMAETSARRRGDGRITVHYDPAVMRVFAASAGDYEIWTEYEGVRCPTLVLRGAESDLLLPEVAEEMTRRGPRARLVTIPGCGHAPCLNVPDQIAVIEDFLAE
- a CDS encoding class I SAM-dependent methyltransferase, which produces MKETSKSIARRARQPEFITRYFVGQGLDIGNGNDPLSLYGEQFPAMTACKIWDIVDGDLQHLTGLADSTFDFVHAAFILQKMASPLEALRHWLRVLKPGGHLVVLVPDEDMYEQGHWPSRHNPEHRWTFTPFKPKSWSPVSVNLLEAVTALGIQAELRRMEVLEGSYRHRLPRFDQTLTPVGEAAIEMVIRKRPQPEAVAGGRFNPEGQLNARDIFLLTGLRVEQPKG